Proteins encoded within one genomic window of Natator depressus isolate rNatDep1 chromosome 1, rNatDep2.hap1, whole genome shotgun sequence:
- the USF3 gene encoding basic helix-loop-helix domain-containing protein USF3 produces the protein MPEMTENETPMKKQHRKKNRETHNAVERHRKKKINAGINRIGELIPCSPALKQSKNMILDQAFKYITEMKRQNDELLLNGGNNEQAEEIKKLRKQLDELQKENGRYIELLKANDICLYDDPTIHWKGNLKSAKVSVVIPSDQVQKNIIVYSNGSQPGGNNQGASVQGITFNVGHNLQKQTANVVPVQRTCNLVTPVTISGVYPTENKPWSQTTVSPLASSQPVPAETVLELSTSENEQDMLTSATASSQNACPSGTEQELQCSSSSTPQNDQNVPKIKNGQECTKLMKKTIMHGISIPSNTTIEASQVQQVNVSSSSLQDPRSEFQESFVVSATDTTCTPSVRLSIVDSLPSVNILKSTDLLSSAGVPVTSAIETVKAVTAISTLPAGSLDNCWSFSGSSGVGTSDLKNMSSLTRIPSAGITQTTWTTLQLAGNTVQPLTQTPSSVMTALLNEPVNGAGTISSTHNRHLAPSISLNSSVPGDGQAAEQNVVTLPSCPSVPMQPLITQPQVKTQPAGNIFPLNSAMQVIQMAQTIGSAVTAVPANQNVIILQPPNTTPCPPVVRAEVPSQTVSQQIVIIQAANQNSLPLLSAQPPGSLRVPVNGASPIASSNSSVQNASAPQTFGGKHLVHILPRPPSLPSSSATQTFSVTMSNQQQPQTISLNGQLFALQPMMSSSGASNQAPMQIIQPTTSEDPNTNVALNTFGALANLNQSISQMAGQSCLQLSLSQPTNPTTASSQIAPINCVSLPTSAASSIATESSTVLSIASNSINTSPKKASAGLPSNIKSKRTNKKTSTKKHLAANSKASCPANPCRDSGKLDCTNVEATAEHSDGERLIENIPVVSQALAVSQANSVAAPTDVSVSDCQSKETLSSEQMVSLPELSSTEVPSSSPLGSVMSEQFVLVPSSSKDSTALLQTSRNNPLPGSVLPESSKSCVTTSISMSSATEAHVTISQVSGALAPQNSATTDHASEAESISETCSVGQESSIVMQTTDLLEGQGLTRMLSDLTKERTAMLKPSFSLQVENSDFPPENSKTIKSNVDLPEKQELLLMNTEGDTLTQHHSCISDQEVVSGSLIASRQADSPMSTSSGSSRGFSVASMLPDTSREDVTSSTSTNTCNSCTFSEQTDIVALAARAIFDQENLEKSGGGIQVNLRDAASKSSEVAPLEREQQPFKPQTGKANVGQLEAAPNKFHAQDPVQTNVDRPVEKPSCSVGVETSNTVQISTSQSPNVTSLSVNNLIHQSRIIHPLVSCSGLSQPSEQAAVPATEIRSISSSSYVSQSPGSAMMTEYVQDQLSAIRANTMQAPQMQEPHLKQQNHESRKDSAKRAVQEDLLLSTAKRQKQCQTTPVRLEGVALTNRTPDSIADQTQMLVSQIPPNSSNPVVSVSNQGHTDGLNRLFPSNNNFVTSALRQTEVQCSSQPSISEQQGQTGGQHLQPIQHVPAQGVSHLHSNHPYLKQQQAGQLRERHHLYQLQHHVPHAESSVHSQSHSVHQQRAIQQEVQMQKKRSLVQGTQASQLSLQQKHHGNDQTRQKSGQPHPHHQQIQQQMQQHFGASQPEKNCENPSTSRNHHNHPQNHLNQDIMHHQQQDVGNRQQGSGVSSEHVSGHNQMQRLLTARGLEQQMVSQPSIVTRPSDMTCAPHRQERNRVSSYSAEALIGKTPSNSEQRIGISLQGSRVPDQLEMRSYLDVSRNKGLVIHNMQSRISVDHAVGPEVQRLSDCQTFKPNGASQQPTGNFDVQASRNSEIGNSVSSLRGMQSQAFRISQNTGPPIERQKRLPYQPVRGIPTGNALLPRDNENTCHQSFMQSLLAPHLGDQVSGSQRSISEHQRNTQCSASSTIEYNCPPARESVHIRRDGEGQNRESCDMSMGTINTRNSSLNIPFSSSSSSGDIQGRNTSPNISVQKSNPMRMTDSHGTKSHMNTPVSSNMHGVVRPALPHPAISHGNAEQGQPSVRQPNSSVTQRSRHPLQDNSGSKIRQPERNRSGNQRHGNVFDPSLPHLPLSTGGSMILGRQQSTIEKRGSIVRFMSDGPQVSNDNAAPDQHALSQNFGFPPFIPEGSMNPTINANTSFIPPVTQPSATRTPALIPVDPQNTLPSFYPPYSPAHPTLSNDISIPYFPNQMFPNPSTEKPSSGGLNNRFGSILSPPRPVGFAQPSFPLLPDMPPMHMTNTSHLSNFNLTSLFPEIATALPPDGSAMSPLLSIANTSASDSSKQSSNRPAHNISHILGHDCSSAV, from the coding sequence CTGAAGAGATAAAAAAGCTCCGGAAACAGTTGGATGAACTCCAGAAGGAAAATGGGCGATACATAGAACTACTGAAAGCAAATGACATTTGCCTGTATGATGatcccacaattcactggaaaGGGAATCTCAAAAGTGCAAAGGTCTCTGTTGTTATTCCTAGCGATCAGGTTCAAAAGAACATCATTGTCTATTCGAATGGGAGTCAGCCTGGTGGAAATAACCAGGGGGCATCTGTCCAGGGAATAACTTTTAATGTTGGTCATAACttacaaaaacaaacagccaaTGTTGTACCAGTTCAGAGAACTTGCAACCTAGTGACTCCTGTGACCATTTCTGGTGTTTACCCCACAGAAAACAAGCCATGGTCTCAGACCACAGTTTCTCCATTGGCATCCAGTCAACCAGTTCCTGCTGAGACTGTGCTTGAACTTTCCACCTCAGAGAATGAGCAGGACATGCTTACCTCTGCTACTGCAAGCTCACAGAATGCTTGTCCGTCTGGGACAGAGCAAGAATTACAGTGTTCCTCAAGTAGCACGCCACAGAATGATCAAAATGTccccaaaattaaaaatggaCAAGAATGCACCAAGttaatgaaaaaaacaatcatGCATGGCATCAGCATTCCTTCTAACACCACCATAGAGGCCTCTCAAGTTCAACAGGTGAATGTGAGCTCTTCAAGCTTACAGGATCCTAGAAGTGAATTTCAAGAAAGCTTTGTCGTTTCAGCAACTGATACCACTTGTACCCCATCTGTGAGACTCTCCATTGTGGATAGCCTCCCTTCAGTAAACATCCTCAAAAGTACAGACTTATTAAGTAGTGCTGGGGTCCCTGTGACTTCTGCAATAGAGACTGTTAAGGCTGTTACAGCAATAAGCACACTGCCTGCTGGTTCATTAGACAACTGTTGGTCTTTTTCAGGCTCTTCAGGTGTTGGCACTTCTGATTTGAAAAACATGAGTAGCCTTACACGGATCCCTTCAGCTGGAATCACACAAACCACATGGACTACTTTGCAACTAGCAGGAAACACTGTTCAGCCATTAACCCAGACACCGTCCAGTGTTATGACTGCATTGTTAAACGAGCCAGTTAATGGTGCTGGTACCATATCTTCCACCCATAACAGACATTTGGCTCCAAGCATCAGTTTGAATAGTTCTGTGCCTGGAGATGGGCAGGCAGCTGAACAAAATGTTGTTACCTTGCCCTCTTGCCCATCTGTACCTATGCAGCCATTAATCACTCAACCACAGGTTAAAACCCAGCCTGCTGGAAAcatctttccattgaattcagctATGCAGGTAATTCAGATGGCTCAGACAATTGGGTCAGCTGTTACTGCGGTACCAGCTAATCAGAATGTCATAATTCTGCAGCCTCCTAACACCACTCCATGTCCCCCAGTGGTGAGAGCTGAAGTCCCCAGCCAAACCGTTAGTCAACAGATTGTAATTATACAAGCAGCTAATCAGaattctcttcctctcctctctgcccagccccctggtTCTCTCAGAGTTCCTGTGAATGGAGCCAGTCCAATAGCAAGCTCTAACAGCTCTGTGCAAAATGCCTCTGCTCCACAAACTTTTGGAGGGAAACATCTTGTCCATATATTACCAAGACCACCTTCTTTACCATCTTCTAGCGCTACACAAACTTTTTCAGTTACAATGTCAAATCAACAACAGCCTCAGACTATTTCTTTAAATGGACAGCTGTTTGCATTGCAACCTATGATGTCCTCGTCTGGAGCTTCAAATCAAGCCCCTATGCAAATTATTCAACCTACCACTAGCGAAGATCCGAATACCAATGTTGCCCTCAATACATTTGGTGCTTTAGCTAACCTCAATCAGAGTATATCACAAATGGCTGGGCAAAGCTGTTTACAGCTGTCCCTTAGTCAGCCTACTAATCCAACAACTGCCAGCAGCCAGATTGCCCCAATTAACTGTGTTTCATTACCAACTTCTGCAGCATCTTCCATAGCTACTGAAAGTTCAACAGTGTTATCCATTGCTTCTAATTCTATAAACACTTCTCcaaaaaaagcttctgctggtTTGCCATCAAACATAAAATCAAAAAGGACAAACAAAAAGACAAGTACTAAAAAACATTTAGCAGCCAACAGCAAAGCATCATGTCCAGCGAATCCTTGCAGAGATTCAGGGAAGCTTGATTGCACTAATGTGGAAGCTACAGCAGAGCATTCAGATGGTGAACGACTCATTGAAAACATCCCAGTAGTATCACAGGCCTTAGCTGTGTCACAAGCAAACAGCGTGGCAGCGCCAACTGATGTAAGCGTTTCTGACTGTCAGTCCAAAGAGACTCTGAGTTCTGAACAGATGGTGAGTTTACCAGAGCTGAGTTCAACAGAGGTACCGAGTTCATCACCGCTAGGATCTGTGATGTCAGAACAGTTTGTACTGGTTCCATCAAGTTCCAAAGATTCCACTGCTCTTCTGCAAACATCTCGGAATAACCCGTTACCCGGCTCTGTGTTGCCAGAATCTTCCAAATCATGTGTTACCACCAGCATCTCAATGTCCTCTGCCACTGAAGCACACGTGACAATTTCTCAGGTTTCTGGGGCATTAGCTCCACAAAACAGTGCAACGACAGACCATGCTTCTGAGGCAGAAAGCATTTCAGAGACCTGCAGTGTTGGGCAAGAGTCATCAATTGTGATGCAAACCACAGACTTGTTAGAGGGACAAGGTCTAACCAGAATGCTGTCTGACCTTACTAAAGAAAGAACAGCGATGCTAAAACCCTCTTTTTCGCTTCAGGTGGAAAACtctgatttccccccagaaaactCTAAAACAATAAAATCAAATGTTGATTTGCCTGAGAAGCAGGAACTTTTGTTAATGAACACTGAAGGTGACACTCTCACGCAACATCATTCCTGCATTTCCGATCAAGAGGTTGTTAGTGGTTCTCTTATTGCTAGCAGGCAGGCGGACTCTCCAATGTCAACTAGCTCTGGGAGCAGTCGTGGCTTCTCAGTTGCATCCATGTTGCCAGACACATCTAGGGAAGATGTAACCAGCAGCACATCAACAAATACATGTAACAGTTGCACTTTTTCAGAGCAAACTGACATTGTAGCTCTTGCAGCAAGAGCTATTTTTGACCAAGAGAACCTTGAAAAAAGTGGAGGGGGGATACAAGTTAATTTAAGGGATGCTGCCTCTAAATCTTCTGAAGTTGCACCTTTGGAAAGGGAGCAGCAGCCTTTTAAACCACAAACAGGTAAAGCTAATGTAGGACAGTTGGAAGCAGCACCAAACAAATTCCATGCTCAGGATCCAGTGCAAACAAATGTTGATAGACCAGTGGAAAAACCCAGCTGTTCTGTAGGAGTGGAAACATCaaatactgtacagatttcaacTTCCCAATCACCAAATGTAACCAGTTTAAGTGTAAATAATCTCATACATCAAAGTCGCATCATCCACCCCCTTGTAAGTTGCTCAGGTTTATCCCAGCCTTCAGAGCAAGCCGCTGTTCCTGCCACAGAGATTCGGTCCATATCATCTAGTTCCTATGTCAGTCAGTCTCCAGGATCAGCTATGATGACTGAATATGTTCAAGATCAACTGAGTGCTATTAGGGCAAACACCATGCAGGCTCCACAGATGCAGGAACCACACTTAAAGCAACAAAACCATGAAAGTCGCAAAGACTCTGCTAAACGTGCTGTCCAAGAGGACCTTCTGCTTTCTACAGCAAAGAGACAGAAGCAGTGTCAGACAACACCTGTCAGGCTTGAAGGCGTGGCATTGACGAACCGAACACCAGACAGTATTGCTGACCAAACTCAAATGTTGGTTAGTCAGATCCCTCCTAATTCATCCAATCCGGTTGTGTCAGTGAGCAATCAAGGGCACACAGATGGTCTTAACAGATTATTCCCATCCAACAACAACTTTGTGACCTCTGCTTTGAGGCAAACTGAAGTTCAGTGCAGTTCTCAGCCATCCATTTCAGAGCAGCAAGGTCAGACAGGAGGTCAGCATCTGCAACCTATACAGCATGTACCTGCTCAAGGCGTATCTCATCTTCATAGTAACCACCCATACTTAAAACAACAGCAGGCTGGACAGTTAAGAGAGAGGCATCACTTATATCAGCTACAGCACCATGTTCCTCATGCAGAGAGCTCAGTCCATTCTCAATCCCACAGTGTCCACCAACAAAGAGCAATACAGCAAGAGGTGCAAATGCAAAAGAAACGAAGCCTTGTCCAGGGAACCCAAGCGAGTCAACTTTCTTTACAGCAGAAGCATCATGGAAATGATCAAACTCGGCAAAAAAGTGGGCAGCCTCATCCCCACCACCAACAAATACAGCAGCAGATGCAGCAGCACTTTGGAGCTTCCCAGCCTGAAAAGAACTGTGAAAACCCTTCAACAAGCAGAAACCATCATAACCATCCTCAGAACCATCTAAATCAAGATATTATGCATCATCAGCAACAGGATGTTGGCAACAGACAGCAAGGCTCAGGGGTTTCATCCGAACATGTATCTGGACATAATCAGATGCAGAGACTTCTGACCGCCAGGGGCTTGGAGCAACAAATGGTGTCCCAGCCAAGTATTGTAACCAGGCCATCAGATATGACCTGTGCCCCACATAGACAAGAAAGAAACAGAGTTTCTAGTTACTCTGCAGAGGCACTTATTGGGAAGACGCCTTCTAATTCAGAACAGAGAATAGGGATATCCCTTCAAGGCTCTAGGGTTCCAGACCAGCTTGAAATGAGAAGTTACCTAGATGTTTCCAGGAATAAAGGTTTGGTAATTCATAACATGCAGAGTCGTATATCTGTAGACCATGCGGTTGGCCCAGAAGTTCAACGGCTTTCTGATTGTCAGACATTCAAACCAAATGGGGCTAGCCAACAGCCAACAGGCAATTTTGATGTACAGGCCTCAAGAAATAGTGAAATTGGTAACTCTGTATCATCCCTCAGGGGCATGCAATCACAAGCTTTTCGAATTAGTCAAAATACTGGGCCACCCATAGAGAGACAAAAGAGATTGCCCTATCAACCGGTTCGGGGTATTCCAACAGGAAATGCTCTTCTGCCAAGGGACAATGAAAATACATGCCACCAAAGTTTTATGCAGAGTTTACTTGCCCCTCATCTTGGAGATCAGGTTAGTGGAAGCCAAAGATCAATTTCAGAACATCAGAGGAATACGCAGTGCAGTGCATCCTCCACAATTGAATATAATTGTCCCCCAGCACGAGAGAGCGTCCACATTCGAAGAGATGGTGAAGGTCAGAATAGAGAAAGTTGTGACATGTCTATGGGTACAATTAATACTAGGAATAGTTCTTTAAATATTCCTTTTTCAAGTTCTTCTTCCTCAGGAGATATTCAAGGTCGAAACACAAGCCCAAATATTTCTGTACAGAAGTCCAATCCCATGAGAATGACTGACAGTCATGGAACCAAGAGCCACATGAATACACCTGTTTCTAGCAACATGCATGGAGTTGTCCGGCCagctctcccacaccctgctATCTCTCATGGGAATGCTGAGCAAGGGCAACCATCTGTTCGTCAGCCAAATTCTTCAGTTACTCAGCGATCAAGGCATCCTCTGCAGGATAATAGTGGTTCTAAAATCCGCCAGCCTGAAAGGAATCGATCTGGAAATCAAAGACATGGAAATGTATTTGACCCTAGTCTGCCCCATCTTCCCCTGTCTACTGGTGGCAGTATGATCCTTGGGCGCCAGCAATCTACGATAGAAAAAAGAGGCAGCATTGTCCGTTTTATGTCTGATGGCCCTCAAGTGTCTAATGATAATGCAGCCCCTGACCAGCATGCTTTGTCTCAGAATTTTGGATTCCCCCCATTTATTCCAGAGGGAAGTATGAATCCAACAATAAATGCCAATACTTCTTTCATTCCACCAGTTACTCAGCCCAGTGCCACTCGAACACCAGCCCTAATCCCAGTAGATCCTCAAAATACACTGCCATCTTTCTATCCGCCTTATTCTCCTGCTCATCCTACTCTTTCCAATGACATTTCTATCCCTTACTTTCCCAATCAAATGTTTCCTAATCCAAGCACAGAAAAGCCCAGTAGCGGAGGTTTAAACAATCGATTTGGATCCATTTTATCTCCTCCCAGACCAGTTGGTTTTGCTCAGCCAAGTTTTCCTCTTCTCCCAGATATGCCGCCAATGCACATGACCAATACGTCACACTTATCCAATTTTAACTTGACATCTTTGTTTCCAGAAATAGCCACAGCTCTTCCTCCAGATGGTTCGGCAATGTCACCTTTGCTTTCAATAGCAAACACGTCAGCTTCAGATTCTTCCAAGCAATCCTCAAACCGACCTGCCCACAACATAAGCCATATTCTAGGTCATGATTGTAGTTCAGCTGTATGA